A stretch of the Peromyscus leucopus breed LL Stock chromosome 10, UCI_PerLeu_2.1, whole genome shotgun sequence genome encodes the following:
- the LOC114701776 gene encoding uncharacterized protein LOC114701776 isoform X1 gives MSNAPTNSGGGHVARRSSVSRDRPRQSLLPRQACGFGIGGERRARGPQRHLVPGAWALLQRATRPRTSRPLRRRPLLLFYPCRKGRGTPQNNASQSGITLESWTQPSRVPLRSTRRTAPRSRTRASGKPGKRNRPRAGARARWLDVTRKPPVSGRDAGASLALFGWREQESWLPAERYLLQKDVVPGAFIRAEREGIYLVMSLD, from the exons ATGTCGAATG CTCCAACCAACAGCGGCGGCGGGCACGTCGCGCGGAGGTCAAGCGTGTCGCGGGATCGGCCGCGGCAGAGTCTCCTCCCTCGACAAGCCTGCGGCTTCGGGATCGGCGGAGAGCGGCGAGCTCGGGGCCCTCAACGCCACCTCGTCCCCGGAGCCTGGGCGCTGCTGCAGCGAGCTACAAGACCACGGACGTCCCGCCCCCTTCGCCGCCGCCCCCTCTTATTGTTTTACCCCTGCCGAAAGGGCCGGGGAACCCCCCAGAACAACGCCAGCCAATCAGGCATCACTTTGGAGAGCTGGACCCAACCTTCTCGCGTCCCTCTGCGGAGCACGCGCAGAACGGCGCCGCGCTCGCGCACCCGGGCGTCCGGAAAGCCGGGGAAGCGGAACCGGCCTCGAGCCGGGGCGAGGGCCCGCTGGCTTGACGTCACAAGGAAGCCGCCTGTCTCGGGCCGTGATGCTGGAGCCTCCCTTGCCCTTTTCGGGTGGCGCGAACAAGAAAGCTGGCTCCCCGCTGAGCGGTATCTTTTACAAAAGGATGTTGTTCCGGGTGCCTTTATTCGGGCTGAGAGGGAGGGGATTTATTTAGTCATGTCCCTAGACTAG
- the LOC114701776 gene encoding uncharacterized protein LOC114701776 isoform X3 — MSNAPTNSGGGHVARRSSVSRDRPRQSLLPRQACGFGIGGERRARGPQRHLVPGAWALLQRATRPRTSRPLRRRPLLLFYPCRKGRGTPQNNASQSGITLESWTQPSRVPLRSTRRTAPRSRTRASGKPGKRNRPRAGARARWLDVTRKPPVSGRDAGASLALFGWREQESWLPAERLPFKYQALL, encoded by the exons ATGTCGAATG CTCCAACCAACAGCGGCGGCGGGCACGTCGCGCGGAGGTCAAGCGTGTCGCGGGATCGGCCGCGGCAGAGTCTCCTCCCTCGACAAGCCTGCGGCTTCGGGATCGGCGGAGAGCGGCGAGCTCGGGGCCCTCAACGCCACCTCGTCCCCGGAGCCTGGGCGCTGCTGCAGCGAGCTACAAGACCACGGACGTCCCGCCCCCTTCGCCGCCGCCCCCTCTTATTGTTTTACCCCTGCCGAAAGGGCCGGGGAACCCCCCAGAACAACGCCAGCCAATCAGGCATCACTTTGGAGAGCTGGACCCAACCTTCTCGCGTCCCTCTGCGGAGCACGCGCAGAACGGCGCCGCGCTCGCGCACCCGGGCGTCCGGAAAGCCGGGGAAGCGGAACCGGCCTCGAGCCGGGGCGAGGGCCCGCTGGCTTGACGTCACAAGGAAGCCGCCTGTCTCGGGCCGTGATGCTGGAGCCTCCCTTGCCCTTTTCGGGTGGCGCGAACAAGAAAGCTGGCTCCCCGCTGAGCG
- the G3bp2 gene encoding ras GTPase-activating protein-binding protein 2 isoform X2, with protein sequence MVMEKPSPLLVGREFVRQYYTLLNKAPEYLHRFYGRNSSYVHGGVDASGKPQEAVYGQNDIHHKVLSLNFSECHTKIRHVDAHATLSDGVVVQVMGLLSNSGQPERKFMQTFVLAPEGSVPNKFYVHNDMFRYEDEVFGDSEPELDEESEDEVEEEQEERQPSPEPVQENANSTYYDAHPVTNGIEEPLEESSHDPEPEPESETKTEELKPQAEEKSLEELEEKSTTPPPSEPAALPQEPPKPRVDAKPEVQSQPPRVREQRPRERPGFPPRGPRPGRGDMEQNDSDNRRIIRYPDSHQLFVGNLPHDIDENELKEFFMSFGNVVELRINTKGVGGKLPNFGFVVFDDSEPVQRILIAKPIMFRGEVRLNVEEKKTRAARERETRGGGEDRRDIRRNDRGPGGPRGIVGGGMMRDRDGRGPPPRGGMAQKLGSGRGTGQMEGRFPGQRR encoded by the exons ATGGTGATGGAGAAGCCCAGTCCGCTGCTTGTGGGGCGGGAGTTTGTGAGGCAGTACTACACTCTGCTGAATAAGGCTCCCGAGTACCTGCACAG GTTTTATGGCAGGAATTCCTCCTATGTTCATGGTGGAGTGGATGCTAGTGGAAAGCCCCAGGAAGCAGTTTATGGCCAAAAT GATATACACCACAAAGTGTTATCTCTGAACTTCAGTGAATGTCATACCAAAATCCGCCATGTGGATGCTCATGCCACCTTGAGTGATGGTGTCGTCGTACAGGTGATGGGCTTGCTGTCTAACAGTGGACAGCCCGAGAGGAAGTTTATGCAAACCTTTGTTCTGGCTCCAGAA GGATCTGTTCCAAATAAGTTTTATGTTCACAATGATATGTTTCGTTACGAAGATGAAGTGTTTGGTGATTCTGAACCAGAACTTGATGAAG AATCAGAAGATGAAGTAGAAGAGGAGCAAGAAGAAAGGCAGCCATCTCCTGAGCCTGTGCAAGAGAATGCTAACAGCACCTACTATGACGCTCACCCTGTGAC TAATGGCATAGAGGAGCCTTTAGAAGAATCCTCTCATGACCCTGAACCTGAGCCAGAGTCTGAAACGAAGACTGAAGAGCTGAAACCGCAGGCGGAGGAGAAAAGCCTAGAAGAGCTGGAGGAGAAGTCcaccacccctcctccctccgaGCCTGCTGCTCTCCCTCAGGAACCGCCAAAG CCAAGGGTTGACGCTAAGCCAGAAGTTCAATCTCAGCCACCAAGGGTGCGTGAACAACGACCTCGAGAACGACCTGGCTTCCCTCCTCGAGGACCGAGGCCAG GCAGAGGAGATATGGAGCAGAATGATTCTGATAACCGGAGAATAATTCGTTACCCGGACAGTCATCAGCTTTTCGTTGGTAACTTGCCTCATGATATTGATGAAAACGAATTGAAAGAATTCTTTATGA GTTTTGGAAACGTTGTGGAACTTCGCATCAATACCAAGGGTGTTGGGGGAAAACTTCCAAattttggttttgtggtttttgaTGACTCTGAACCAGTTCAGAGAATCTTAATTGCAAAA CCGATTATGTTTCGAGGGGAAGTACGCTTAAATGTGGAGGAGAAGAAGACCAGAGCTGCCAGAGAGCGAGAAACCAGAGGTGGCGGAGAGGACCGCAGGGACATCAGGCGCAATGACCGAGGTCCCGGTGGTCCACGTGGAATTGTGGGTGGTGGAATGATGCGTGACCGTGATGGAAGAGGACCGCCTCCGAGAGGCGGCATGGCACAGAAACTTGGTTCTGGACGAGGAACCGGGCAAATGGAAGGCCGCTTCCCAGGACAGCGCCGTTGA
- the G3bp2 gene encoding ras GTPase-activating protein-binding protein 2 isoform X1 codes for MVMEKPSPLLVGREFVRQYYTLLNKAPEYLHRFYGRNSSYVHGGVDASGKPQEAVYGQNDIHHKVLSLNFSECHTKIRHVDAHATLSDGVVVQVMGLLSNSGQPERKFMQTFVLAPEGSVPNKFYVHNDMFRYEDEVFGDSEPELDEESEDEVEEEQEERQPSPEPVQENANSTYYDAHPVTNGIEEPLEESSHDPEPEPESETKTEELKPQAEEKSLEELEEKSTTPPPSEPAALPQEPPKAFSWASVTSKNLPPSGTVSSSGIPPHVKAPVSQPRVDAKPEVQSQPPRVREQRPRERPGFPPRGPRPGRGDMEQNDSDNRRIIRYPDSHQLFVGNLPHDIDENELKEFFMSFGNVVELRINTKGVGGKLPNFGFVVFDDSEPVQRILIAKPIMFRGEVRLNVEEKKTRAARERETRGGGEDRRDIRRNDRGPGGPRGIVGGGMMRDRDGRGPPPRGGMAQKLGSGRGTGQMEGRFPGQRR; via the exons ATGGTGATGGAGAAGCCCAGTCCGCTGCTTGTGGGGCGGGAGTTTGTGAGGCAGTACTACACTCTGCTGAATAAGGCTCCCGAGTACCTGCACAG GTTTTATGGCAGGAATTCCTCCTATGTTCATGGTGGAGTGGATGCTAGTGGAAAGCCCCAGGAAGCAGTTTATGGCCAAAAT GATATACACCACAAAGTGTTATCTCTGAACTTCAGTGAATGTCATACCAAAATCCGCCATGTGGATGCTCATGCCACCTTGAGTGATGGTGTCGTCGTACAGGTGATGGGCTTGCTGTCTAACAGTGGACAGCCCGAGAGGAAGTTTATGCAAACCTTTGTTCTGGCTCCAGAA GGATCTGTTCCAAATAAGTTTTATGTTCACAATGATATGTTTCGTTACGAAGATGAAGTGTTTGGTGATTCTGAACCAGAACTTGATGAAG AATCAGAAGATGAAGTAGAAGAGGAGCAAGAAGAAAGGCAGCCATCTCCTGAGCCTGTGCAAGAGAATGCTAACAGCACCTACTATGACGCTCACCCTGTGAC TAATGGCATAGAGGAGCCTTTAGAAGAATCCTCTCATGACCCTGAACCTGAGCCAGAGTCTGAAACGAAGACTGAAGAGCTGAAACCGCAGGCGGAGGAGAAAAGCCTAGAAGAGCTGGAGGAGAAGTCcaccacccctcctccctccgaGCCTGCTGCTCTCCCTCAGGAACCGCCAAAG GCTTTCTCCTGGGCTTCAGTGACCAGTAAAAACCTGCCTCCTAGTGGTACTGTTTCTTCCTCTGGAATTCCACCCCATGTTAAAGCACCAGTCTCACAG CCAAGGGTTGACGCTAAGCCAGAAGTTCAATCTCAGCCACCAAGGGTGCGTGAACAACGACCTCGAGAACGACCTGGCTTCCCTCCTCGAGGACCGAGGCCAG GCAGAGGAGATATGGAGCAGAATGATTCTGATAACCGGAGAATAATTCGTTACCCGGACAGTCATCAGCTTTTCGTTGGTAACTTGCCTCATGATATTGATGAAAACGAATTGAAAGAATTCTTTATGA GTTTTGGAAACGTTGTGGAACTTCGCATCAATACCAAGGGTGTTGGGGGAAAACTTCCAAattttggttttgtggtttttgaTGACTCTGAACCAGTTCAGAGAATCTTAATTGCAAAA CCGATTATGTTTCGAGGGGAAGTACGCTTAAATGTGGAGGAGAAGAAGACCAGAGCTGCCAGAGAGCGAGAAACCAGAGGTGGCGGAGAGGACCGCAGGGACATCAGGCGCAATGACCGAGGTCCCGGTGGTCCACGTGGAATTGTGGGTGGTGGAATGATGCGTGACCGTGATGGAAGAGGACCGCCTCCGAGAGGCGGCATGGCACAGAAACTTGGTTCTGGACGAGGAACCGGGCAAATGGAAGGCCGCTTCCCAGGACAGCGCCGTTGA